One window of Stenotrophomonas indicatrix genomic DNA carries:
- a CDS encoding TlpA family protein disulfide reductase gives MLKRALFPVVALLLAALVIMLSWQNRQLRQVNEQMAAQLQQTQLDAHGLATGTRPELLTLRTTQQTHVDIGGHRAVPQILYFFSTACRYCLASVPQLQQIAAARGSAELVGVGLPPYDQLADYAGKHALAFPIAVDDQGEVSKRYRATLTPMLMVLAADGSVAYKHVGQLDTETVQAVAKAMNPGSHTN, from the coding sequence ATGCTCAAGCGTGCACTGTTTCCCGTAGTCGCCCTGCTGCTGGCCGCACTGGTCATCATGCTCTCCTGGCAGAACCGCCAGTTGCGGCAGGTCAACGAACAGATGGCGGCGCAGCTGCAGCAGACCCAGCTGGATGCACATGGTCTTGCAACCGGCACCCGACCTGAACTGTTAACGCTGCGGACGACGCAGCAGACCCATGTCGATATCGGTGGCCACCGCGCCGTGCCGCAGATCCTCTACTTCTTCTCTACCGCCTGCCGCTACTGCCTGGCCTCAGTGCCACAGCTGCAGCAGATCGCGGCTGCACGTGGCAGCGCCGAACTGGTCGGCGTCGGCCTGCCACCGTATGACCAGCTCGCCGACTACGCCGGCAAACACGCGCTGGCGTTTCCGATCGCCGTCGACGATCAGGGCGAAGTCTCCAAGCGTTACCGCGCAACGCTGACACCGATGCTGATGGTGCTCGCCGCAGATGGCAGCGTCGCCTACAAGCATGTCGGCCAGCTCGACACAGAGACGGTACAGGCCGTCGCCAAGGCAATGAATCCGGGAAGCCACACCAACTGA
- a CDS encoding MipA/OmpV family protein, giving the protein MTSLSPALLRPLLCTVALSTPLLANAQEQAPGVQAGITFGATTGAYAHYDDKPLVLPALSWQGKRFFASPGSLGMNLYKADGLRLSAVATPYTLRFKTDDVNDPQLRRLHSRQMSAMVGINADYSADWGAVAASVKREVSGHGGGVESSLHYSYPIQAGRFTWVPRVGVVHSSARLLDYYYGISDEEALRSGLAAYKPGSATSPSLQIAVSTPLGTKWRATGVVANQWFGDAVEDSPMARRSSQTSAFISLMRAF; this is encoded by the coding sequence ATGACCTCACTGTCCCCCGCCCTGCTGCGCCCCCTGCTGTGCACCGTCGCTCTCTCCACGCCGCTGCTGGCAAACGCGCAGGAACAGGCTCCGGGGGTGCAGGCCGGCATCACCTTCGGCGCGACCACTGGCGCCTACGCACACTATGACGACAAGCCGCTGGTGCTGCCGGCGCTGTCCTGGCAGGGCAAGCGCTTCTTCGCCAGCCCTGGCTCGCTCGGCATGAACCTCTACAAGGCCGATGGCCTGCGCCTGTCGGCGGTAGCGACGCCCTACACGTTGCGCTTCAAGACCGACGACGTGAACGATCCGCAGCTGCGCCGCCTGCACAGCCGGCAGATGTCGGCGATGGTCGGCATCAATGCCGACTACAGTGCGGACTGGGGTGCGGTGGCGGCCAGCGTGAAGCGCGAAGTGAGCGGGCACGGCGGCGGCGTTGAATCCAGCCTGCATTACAGCTATCCGATCCAGGCCGGCCGTTTCACCTGGGTGCCGCGCGTGGGCGTGGTGCATTCCAGCGCCCGCCTGCTCGACTACTACTACGGCATCAGCGACGAGGAAGCACTGCGCTCCGGGCTGGCAGCCTACAAGCCCGGCAGTGCCACCTCGCCGAGCCTGCAGATCGCGGTCAGCACGCCGCTGGGTACGAAATGGCGCGCGACCGGCGTTGTCGCCAACCAGTGGTTCGGTGATGCCGTCGAGGACAGCCCGATGGCACGGCGCAGCAGCCAGACCTCCGCTTTCATCTCGCTGATGCGCGCATTCTGA
- a CDS encoding response regulator transcription factor codes for MRILLVEDDPDLSRALQSGLERQGVVADVVGSLAEAALALREPVHQLMLLDRQLPDGDGVGFVAIARALRPNLAVIMLTAKGGLSDKVEGLDVGADDYLVKPVAIEELMARIRAVSRRPSAMVTPRLRLGRLEFDFESLQAQVDGQPVALPRRQVLVLQALAMRQGRTVTRSALEAAVYGFDDEIQSNALDAHISKLRKALQQAGAGVEIHVIRGVGYLLAEA; via the coding sequence ATGCGCATTCTCCTGGTCGAAGATGACCCCGATCTCTCGCGAGCCCTGCAGTCCGGGCTTGAGCGCCAGGGTGTGGTCGCCGACGTGGTCGGCAGCTTGGCCGAGGCTGCGCTCGCCCTGCGTGAGCCGGTGCATCAGCTGATGCTGCTCGATCGGCAACTGCCCGATGGTGATGGCGTGGGCTTCGTGGCGATTGCCCGTGCGCTGCGGCCGAACCTGGCGGTGATCATGCTCACTGCCAAGGGTGGGCTGTCGGACAAGGTGGAGGGGCTGGATGTCGGTGCCGATGACTATCTGGTCAAGCCGGTGGCGATCGAAGAGCTGATGGCGCGCATCCGCGCCGTCTCGCGTCGACCGTCGGCGATGGTGACCCCCCGGTTGCGGCTGGGCCGGCTGGAGTTTGATTTCGAATCGCTGCAGGCGCAGGTGGATGGCCAGCCGGTCGCACTGCCGCGTCGGCAGGTGCTGGTGCTGCAGGCGCTGGCGATGCGGCAGGGGCGCACGGTCACCCGCAGTGCGCTGGAAGCGGCGGTGTACGGGTTCGATGATGAGATCCAGTCCAATGCACTCGACGCGCATATTTCCAAGCTGCGCAAGGCGCTGCAGCAGGCCGGGGCAGGCGTGGAGATCCACGTGATCCGCGGCGTCGGTTACCTGCTGGCGGAGGCCTGA
- a CDS encoding sensor histidine kinase, whose protein sequence is MARPIRSITLGLAWRLFLAQAFTVLFAVVALILTWGDKDTWGMDMFMAESAANAVHSEGGRLVLDEARWQKLDARAGGNLWFAAVDDRGAWLQRGTLPAIHAPLLARLPTLGATELGSLVPPYLDVARVMIRNEDGRRITVMVGGAPKGGLLDGALMVLRLIGLWFFLPLIVVTLLVMPTVIHRAMRGVRRSAQQAKELDIGQPGARLDAQLVSTEVAPLVEAFNDAIDKVQQGYAARDKFLADAAHELRVPIAVVQARLSQLPQGELKSQLLTDVARLGNVAEHLLDLQRLDRNIAALQRLDLAHVVREAAADLAPLVVGAGYGFEVDAPETPVWIHGDGLALGRVIANLVHNAIVHGGGRGTICVRLDRQGLLEVSDQGAGVPVGDREAIFEPFHRLRAAGSGSGLGLHLVKEIVQHHGGTVSVGEAVGGGASFRVNFHRGSVRR, encoded by the coding sequence ATGGCACGACCGATCCGTTCGATCACCCTGGGGCTGGCGTGGCGGCTGTTCCTGGCGCAGGCCTTCACGGTGTTGTTTGCCGTTGTCGCGCTGATCCTGACCTGGGGCGACAAGGACACCTGGGGCATGGACATGTTCATGGCCGAGAGCGCGGCCAACGCCGTGCACAGCGAAGGCGGCCGGCTGGTGCTGGACGAAGCACGCTGGCAGAAGCTCGACGCGCGTGCCGGCGGCAACCTGTGGTTCGCCGCAGTGGATGATCGCGGTGCATGGCTGCAGCGCGGCACGCTGCCTGCCATCCACGCGCCGCTGCTGGCCCGCCTGCCGACACTGGGTGCCACCGAGCTGGGTTCGCTGGTACCGCCTTACCTGGACGTGGCCCGGGTGATGATCCGCAACGAAGACGGCCGCCGCATCACGGTGATGGTGGGCGGGGCGCCGAAGGGCGGCCTGCTGGATGGCGCATTGATGGTGCTGCGGTTGATCGGCCTGTGGTTCTTCCTGCCGTTGATCGTGGTCACGCTGCTGGTGATGCCGACGGTGATCCATCGCGCCATGCGTGGCGTGCGCCGGTCCGCGCAGCAGGCCAAGGAGCTGGATATCGGCCAGCCTGGTGCGCGCCTGGACGCGCAGCTGGTGTCGACCGAGGTGGCGCCTCTGGTCGAAGCGTTCAACGATGCGATCGACAAGGTGCAGCAGGGCTACGCAGCGCGCGATAAATTCCTCGCCGATGCCGCGCATGAACTGCGGGTGCCGATTGCGGTGGTACAGGCGCGCCTGTCGCAGTTGCCGCAGGGGGAGCTGAAATCGCAGCTGCTGACCGATGTCGCTCGTCTCGGCAATGTCGCCGAGCATCTGCTCGACCTGCAGCGCCTGGACAGGAACATCGCCGCGTTGCAGCGGCTGGACCTGGCGCATGTCGTGCGCGAAGCGGCCGCCGACCTCGCGCCGCTGGTCGTTGGCGCCGGCTATGGCTTCGAAGTGGATGCGCCGGAAACGCCGGTATGGATCCATGGCGATGGCCTGGCCCTGGGCCGGGTGATCGCCAACCTGGTGCACAACGCCATCGTCCACGGCGGTGGGCGCGGCACCATCTGCGTGCGTCTGGACCGGCAGGGCCTGCTGGAAGTCAGCGACCAGGGCGCCGGTGTGCCGGTCGGTGACCGCGAGGCGATCTTCGAGCCGTTCCATCGGCTGCGCGCTGCTGGCAGTGGTAGCGGCCTGGGTCTGCACCTGGTCAAGGAAATCGTGCAGCACCACGGCGGCACGGTGAGCGTAGGCGAGGCCGTTGGAGGCGGCGCCAGTTTCCGGGTCAACTTCCACCGCGGCAGCGTGCGTCGTTAG